One Natrinema halophilum genomic window carries:
- a CDS encoding histidine kinase N-terminal 7TM domain-containing protein, translating to MCTFLFFQQSLYVGVVLSVAAAFRFGLEYTGRERFVHPRIIALLSIEPIVVVALVFSNP from the coding sequence ATTTGCACTTTCCTTTTCTTCCAACAGTCACTCTACGTCGGCGTCGTCCTCTCTGTCGCCGCAGCGTTCCGTTTCGGACTCGAGTATACCGGCCGCGAACGGTTCGTTCATCCCAGAATAATCGCGCTGCTCTCGATCGAACCAATCGTCGTCGTTGCGCTCGTGTTTTCGAATCCGTGA
- a CDS encoding helix-turn-helix transcriptional regulator yields MNRPVSVGLVVLAILASVVGASGSVVLATTGSAVQSTADTTADGGNPTAVATTPEPNKFVSQDTQNFDTTTFEIVVHENGSATWTFRHEQRFSNDENATAARKNFESFADEFEANETGLYDRFQNQSRLLTETGAQETGREMKATNFRRSARVEEQFTATGVVEMSFLWTNFAKTESGQVHAGDAFQDIYLASDQSIVIEAGGDLSFHSVEPDGKYAGNSLENADSVRWSGEREFVDGRPRAIFDHPDGSDIGTGGSDLSSPNRGDGFIRYVVGGLVVIGAAIAVAVWYRRYGPGSVRSAEKTADRSPGATSASAAGGASSGAAKDTEQNRHAPGESDDRRESTPFSEEELLTDEDRVVKLIQENGGRMKQVNIVDETGWSKSKVSMLLSDMEDDGTISKLRVGRENIISLEGFEPEATKSPFDE; encoded by the coding sequence ATGAATCGGCCGGTCTCCGTCGGACTCGTCGTTCTCGCCATCCTCGCATCGGTCGTCGGCGCCAGCGGATCTGTCGTCCTGGCGACTACGGGATCGGCTGTTCAGTCGACGGCGGATACGACCGCCGACGGGGGGAACCCGACCGCGGTGGCCACCACCCCTGAGCCTAACAAATTCGTTTCACAGGACACACAGAACTTCGACACCACGACCTTCGAAATCGTCGTCCACGAGAACGGGAGTGCGACGTGGACCTTCCGTCACGAACAGCGGTTCTCGAACGACGAGAACGCGACCGCGGCTCGGAAAAACTTCGAATCGTTCGCCGACGAGTTCGAAGCCAACGAAACCGGACTGTACGACCGATTTCAAAACCAGTCACGGCTGCTGACCGAAACAGGAGCTCAGGAGACGGGTCGCGAAATGAAGGCGACGAACTTTCGCCGATCCGCACGCGTCGAAGAACAGTTTACAGCGACGGGGGTCGTCGAAATGTCTTTTCTGTGGACGAATTTCGCCAAAACCGAGAGTGGGCAGGTCCACGCCGGTGATGCCTTTCAGGATATTTACCTTGCCTCCGATCAATCGATCGTCATCGAGGCGGGAGGCGACCTCAGTTTTCACAGCGTCGAACCCGATGGTAAGTACGCTGGCAACTCGCTCGAGAACGCAGATTCGGTCCGGTGGAGCGGCGAGCGCGAGTTCGTCGACGGGCGTCCGCGCGCGATTTTCGACCATCCCGACGGCAGCGACATCGGCACCGGGGGCAGCGATCTCTCTTCGCCGAACAGAGGCGACGGTTTCATACGATACGTCGTGGGTGGACTCGTGGTTATCGGTGCTGCTATCGCAGTAGCCGTCTGGTACCGACGATACGGTCCCGGTTCCGTGCGGTCCGCCGAAAAAACGGCCGATCGATCGCCAGGAGCAACATCGGCGTCTGCGGCCGGTGGCGCATCGAGTGGGGCAGCCAAGGATACCGAACAGAACCGTCACGCGCCGGGCGAATCCGACGATCGACGAGAATCTACGCCGTTTTCTGAGGAGGAACTATTGACGGACGAAGACCGTGTCGTGAAGCTCATTCAGGAAAACGGTGGTCGGATGAAACAGGTCAACATCGTCGACGAAACAGGGTGGTCGAAGTCGAAAGTGAGTATGCTCCTCTCTGATATGGAGGACGACGGAACGATCAGCAAACTCCGGGTCGGCCGCGAAAACATCATCAGCCTCGAGGGCTTCGAACCCGAAGCGACGAAGTCACCGTTCGACGAATAG
- a CDS encoding histidine kinase N-terminal 7TM domain-containing protein, with protein MRYFLHIARTGSDDADRRRIELGPGFAHHTVYSYVLLTAFTLMIVELLYNSQSLYRGQALALFTGTICTLALNVITIFGLVDIHLTPIGVILSGTLYSVAIIRYRLTDIVPIARDRVLDHVSDGVFVLDRDDRLIDVNPVGRTLLQDLDSAPIGERVDSLFAPVPKLKDEYAALTEIRTDDEREIELDGDYFYAQVTPIDDGRDRHVGWLLIIRDVTDRKRREAQLKRQNERLERFADVVSHDLRNPLNVADGYLELASEADDPESHLHKIEQSHDRMEAIIEDVLTIAREGDAVSDTEPVALGELAERAWATVDSGDATLTVASDKPFLADPGRMRRLLENLFRNAIEHGRTDDSDPDGTDGASGSGGSPLHVEVGNLELDTTDESAGFYVADDGRGLPADRDRVFEDGYTTDAKGTGFGLRIVRGIATAHDWEVDATVGEADGAGFEFLGVETVTDTGPSDSVVSPDSEGKPASS; from the coding sequence GTGAGATATTTTTTACACATCGCTCGCACGGGATCCGACGACGCCGACCGGCGTCGGATCGAACTGGGACCTGGATTCGCGCATCACACCGTCTACTCGTACGTCCTTCTTACGGCGTTTACGCTGATGATCGTCGAACTGTTATATAATTCGCAGTCGCTGTACCGGGGACAGGCGCTCGCTCTGTTCACCGGAACGATATGTACCTTAGCTCTGAACGTAATCACGATCTTCGGTTTGGTCGACATTCATTTGACGCCGATCGGGGTCATCCTCAGCGGGACGCTGTACTCGGTCGCGATCATCCGCTATCGGCTGACCGATATCGTGCCGATCGCCCGCGATCGCGTGCTCGATCACGTTTCGGACGGCGTCTTCGTTCTCGACAGGGACGACCGATTGATCGACGTCAATCCGGTCGGTCGAACCCTTCTCCAAGATCTCGATTCCGCTCCGATCGGAGAACGCGTCGATTCGCTGTTCGCTCCCGTTCCGAAGCTCAAGGACGAATACGCAGCACTGACCGAAATCCGGACCGACGACGAGCGCGAGATCGAACTCGATGGCGACTACTTTTACGCACAGGTGACGCCGATCGACGATGGTCGCGACCGCCACGTCGGCTGGCTCCTCATCATCCGCGACGTCACCGATCGAAAGCGACGCGAAGCCCAGCTAAAACGCCAGAACGAGCGCCTCGAGCGATTCGCCGACGTCGTCTCCCACGACTTGCGAAACCCACTGAACGTCGCTGACGGCTACCTCGAGTTGGCCTCCGAGGCCGACGACCCCGAATCGCACCTCCACAAAATCGAGCAGTCTCACGATCGAATGGAAGCGATCATCGAGGACGTCCTTACGATAGCTCGAGAAGGCGACGCCGTCTCTGACACAGAGCCGGTCGCACTGGGAGAGCTAGCTGAGCGGGCCTGGGCGACCGTCGATAGCGGCGACGCCACGCTGACGGTTGCATCCGACAAGCCGTTTCTCGCCGATCCCGGTCGGATGCGGCGACTGCTCGAGAATCTGTTTCGGAACGCGATCGAACATGGCAGGACAGACGATTCCGACCCAGACGGAACGGACGGCGCTAGCGGCTCGGGTGGCTCTCCGCTCCACGTCGAAGTTGGCAATCTCGAACTGGATACGACCGATGAGAGCGCTGGATTTTACGTAGCGGATGATGGCCGAGGACTTCCTGCTGACAGAGACCGCGTCTTCGAAGATGGCTACACCACTGACGCAAAAGGGACGGGATTTGGCCTGCGTATCGTCCGCGGAATCGCCACCGCCCACGACTGGGAGGTCGACGCCACCGTAGGCGAGGCCGACGGTGCCGGATTCGAGTTCCTCGGTGTCGAGACAGTCACAGATACTGGCCCATCGGATTCGGTGGTCAGTCCCGATTCAGAGGGAAAGCCCGCATCCTCCTGA
- a CDS encoding sulfite exporter TauE/SafE family protein: MSASESTVNVNRFVTNLLEFRYREVMMVFATLSVVAGSIVFFPGTENVGAGIQSDVSLGLLAAFLLVAIAAGAVKGMIGFGYALITTPIFATVIDPTFAVVVLAIPPWMINMFQIGETDTGLSFVREEWQLMLLAVVGTVIGVVFLAEFSAGPIVPFVIGLIIFGYVVFQFIQNFVTVEEAHHPVALGTAGFLEGFLLAVANLGPLLPVYFHTFERDAERYIGGLSMVLGTVFTIRIVQMGLFTDLLTTYRLWLGSVIAVVTIVGLLFGTYLRRLEVDQETFNWFVVGLLFIISINIFRNTVPALFF, encoded by the coding sequence ATGAGCGCGTCAGAATCTACAGTAAACGTCAACCGATTCGTCACGAATCTCCTCGAGTTCAGATATCGGGAGGTGATGATGGTCTTCGCCACGCTCAGCGTGGTCGCGGGATCGATCGTTTTCTTCCCGGGAACTGAAAACGTGGGTGCTGGTATCCAGTCAGACGTGTCGCTTGGACTGCTCGCAGCGTTCCTTCTCGTCGCGATCGCTGCCGGTGCTGTCAAGGGTATGATTGGATTCGGCTACGCCCTTATTACGACCCCGATCTTCGCAACGGTGATCGATCCGACCTTTGCAGTCGTCGTTCTGGCGATTCCGCCGTGGATGATCAACATGTTCCAGATCGGAGAAACCGATACGGGGCTTTCCTTCGTTCGCGAAGAATGGCAGCTCATGTTGCTGGCCGTCGTTGGAACGGTAATCGGCGTCGTCTTTCTGGCCGAATTCAGCGCCGGCCCCATCGTCCCCTTCGTCATCGGTTTGATTATTTTCGGCTACGTCGTCTTCCAGTTCATCCAGAATTTCGTGACCGTCGAAGAGGCCCACCACCCAGTTGCACTCGGCACTGCCGGCTTCCTCGAGGGGTTTTTGCTGGCCGTCGCGAACCTCGGCCCGCTCCTCCCCGTTTATTTCCACACGTTCGAGCGCGACGCAGAGCGATACATCGGCGGCCTCTCGATGGTTCTCGGAACGGTGTTCACCATTCGAATCGTGCAGATGGGGCTTTTCACCGACCTGCTGACGACCTATCGACTGTGGCTCGGATCGGTGATCGCCGTAGTCACGATCGTCGGGCTACTTTTCGGCACGTACCTCCGCCGACTCGAGGTCGACCAGGAGACGTTCAACTGGTTCGTCGTCGGACTGCTGTTTATCATCTCGATCAATATCTTCCGGAACACCGTTCCCGCACTGTTCTTCTAG
- a CDS encoding MBL fold metallo-hydrolase produces MISNLAQGVQAFTSNVFLVTGDRPVLVDTGANFDVVDAIRSRVDELEAVVLTHTHRDHVGNLGPVTNDFGIDAWGYDASIDGVDHAIADEERIQLGDHEYVALYTPGHKNDHLCFYSETAGVLFAGDLVFQNGSFGRTDLEEGDRGTLIESIDRVLERISPDLEEMHTGHGPSVSTNPYEHVELSAQMARQR; encoded by the coding sequence ATGATCAGCAACCTCGCGCAGGGAGTTCAGGCCTTTACGAGCAACGTCTTTCTCGTGACCGGCGATCGACCCGTCCTCGTCGATACGGGAGCGAATTTCGACGTCGTCGACGCCATTCGCTCTCGAGTCGACGAACTCGAGGCGGTCGTTCTCACGCACACACACCGCGATCACGTCGGCAATCTCGGGCCGGTCACGAACGACTTCGGGATAGACGCATGGGGGTACGACGCGTCGATCGACGGCGTCGATCACGCCATCGCCGACGAGGAACGCATTCAATTAGGCGACCACGAGTACGTCGCTCTTTACACGCCGGGCCACAAAAACGACCACCTCTGTTTTTACTCCGAGACGGCTGGCGTGTTATTCGCTGGCGATCTCGTCTTCCAGAACGGAAGCTTCGGTCGGACCGACCTCGAGGAAGGTGACAGAGGGACCCTGATCGAAAGCATCGATCGTGTCCTCGAGCGAATCAGTCCCGACCTCGAGGAGATGCATACCGGCCACGGACCGAGCGTATCGACGAATCCGTACGAACACGTCGAACTCTCGGCGCAGATGGCCCGCCAGAGGTAA
- a CDS encoding DUF5827 family protein, with product MPVPKSEFENLPPCDFYTPEELLETDHMYTVYEIARLLQGLEPEADIDRETEDILLDWAIPWIMTNADDLVVAEPRSEDEPGYYGLKE from the coding sequence ATGCCCGTCCCGAAATCCGAATTCGAGAACCTTCCGCCGTGTGACTTCTACACACCCGAGGAACTCCTCGAGACCGATCACATGTACACTGTCTACGAAATCGCACGCTTATTACAGGGCCTCGAGCCCGAAGCCGATATCGACCGAGAGACCGAAGATATTCTGCTCGACTGGGCAATTCCGTGGATTATGACCAACGCGGATGATCTCGTCGTCGCCGAGCCTCGGTCTGAAGACGAGCCGGGCTACTACGGACTGAAAGAATGA
- a CDS encoding ATPase, with product MILLVVGADRVDAGKTTFSTGLLYRTGAVGYKPRAGNDFWFDHDDCLRAITDGRLYGKDAARLSSADGRGRPPEELNPVHRLWQPTPGGGNGLLGRTDREFVVDRIGRSDDEPLFVRNATADVPDAVADALPLEDAISVDTVEEFNALAEREYVPTFERLANEIERADVAVVESYSDIALPLASVDPASIAAVAAVEPGRVRIYSGDRYCRACEIARSSPKDGVLEKRVAHVLDYLDPLDVLHLPALSSDGRADPERIALAYGEAYDALLESAGQV from the coding sequence ATGATCCTCCTTGTGGTCGGCGCCGATCGGGTCGACGCCGGCAAGACGACGTTTTCGACCGGTTTGCTCTATCGGACTGGCGCAGTCGGCTACAAACCACGCGCCGGGAACGATTTCTGGTTCGACCACGACGACTGTCTGCGGGCGATCACCGACGGCCGGCTCTACGGCAAGGACGCTGCTCGTCTTTCGTCAGCTGATGGCCGCGGCAGGCCACCCGAGGAATTGAATCCCGTCCATCGCCTCTGGCAACCCACACCGGGCGGCGGAAACGGCTTGCTCGGTCGAACCGATCGCGAGTTCGTCGTCGACCGCATCGGACGAAGCGACGACGAACCGCTTTTCGTTCGCAATGCCACTGCCGACGTCCCCGACGCGGTGGCCGATGCGCTCCCGCTCGAGGACGCGATTTCCGTCGACACGGTAGAAGAGTTCAATGCCCTCGCCGAACGGGAGTACGTTCCAACGTTCGAGCGACTGGCCAACGAGATCGAAAGGGCCGACGTCGCCGTCGTCGAGTCGTACAGCGACATCGCGCTCCCTCTTGCGTCGGTAGATCCAGCATCGATCGCTGCCGTCGCAGCTGTCGAACCCGGCCGCGTACGGATTTATTCGGGCGATCGCTACTGCCGCGCATGCGAAATTGCCCGCTCGAGCCCGAAAGACGGCGTCCTCGAAAAGCGCGTTGCTCACGTCCTCGATTATCTCGATCCGCTCGACGTTCTTCACCTGCCGGCACTCAGCAGCGACGGTCGAGCCGACCCTGAACGGATCGCACTCGCGTACGGGGAAGCTTACGACGCATTACTTGAATCCGCTGGACAGGTGTAA